In a genomic window of Lepisosteus oculatus isolate fLepOcu1 chromosome 3, fLepOcu1.hap2, whole genome shotgun sequence:
- the LOC138237796 gene encoding zona pellucida sperm-binding protein 4-like yields the protein MGVTRSAAAVTPAVCQVYDPAPEWEADATVGPVFVLQEQVAERPVEAEGRSSQLRAEEDKATGLPVEAVILAVTVQCTRDGQFVVVVSRNATSPQLSLDSVSLQGGRSAPCGPVGTTAGFAMFQFPVSACGTSMKIEGGAVVYENMMSSTFAVIGGPAGSITRDSFYKLFFQCRYADDDLVPVRAVVYTVSPPLPAVSPGPLRVELRIARGELYDSYYSDLDYPVTKVLRDPVYVEVHILSRTDPNIVLTLGDCWATSTPSPLSQPSWSLLVAGCPYGGDNYQTTLIPVGGSSGLPYPTHYQRFMIQMFTFVDPASQVPLMEKVFIHCSAAVCQPTATDRCVPTCGRRRRAVARVAEDSSRETVLVSSGEVILVGSELPALGQLDSHPEAPRFLSYGLVVVAASTVLVVCSLVLVAVWRSRPHIQNTKPNLEYE from the exons ATGGGAGTGACCAGGtctgcagctgctgtgactccAGCTGTGTGCCAAGTGTACGATCCAG CTCCTGAGTGGGAAGCTGATGCCACTGTGGGTCCCGTGTTTGTGCTGCAAGAGCAGGTTGCTGAGAGGCCAGTGGAGGCAGAAGGCCGGAGCTCCCAGCTAAGAGCAGAGGAGGACAAAGCCACAG GCCTGCCTGTGGAGGCTGTGATCCTGGCTG TGACTGTCCAGTGCACCAGGGATGGCCAGTTTGTGGTGGTCGTGTCCAGGAATGCCACCAGCCCTCAGCTGAGCCTGGATTCAGTCAGCCTGCAGGGGGGCAGGAGTGCCCCCTGTGGCCCTGTTGGCACCACTGCTGGCTTTGCCATGTTCCAGTTCCCAGTCAGTGCCTGTGGCACCAGCATGAAG ATTGAAGGTGGTGCTGTGGTGTATGAGAACATGATGTCCTCAACATTTGCTGTGATTGGGGGACCTGCTGGCTCCATCACAAGGGACAGTTTCTACAA gctgttcTTCCAGTGCAGGTATGCAGACGATGACCTTGTTCCAGTGCGGGCTGTGGTCTACACGGTCTCCCCACCCCTTCCGGCAGTGTCTCCAGGACCTCTCCGTGTGGAGCTCAGGATTGCAAGAG GAGAGCTGTATGACTCCTACTACAGTGACCTGGACTACCCTGTGACCAAGGTGCTGCGGGATCCTGTGTATGTGGAGGTCCACATCTTGAGCAGGACTGACCCCAACATTGTCCTGACCCTGGGGGACTGCTGGGCCACTTCCACTCCCAGTCCTCTCAGCCAGCCCAGCTGGAGCCTTCTGGTTGCTGG GTGTCCCTACGGAGGTGACAACTACCAGACCACCTTGATCCCTGTGGGTGGCTCCTCAGGGCTGCCGTACCCAACGCACTACCAGCGCTTCATGATTCAGATGTTCACTTTTGTGGATCCTGCCTCTCAGGTGCCTCTGATGGAGAAG GTGTTCATCCACTGTAGTGCAGCAGTGTGCCAGCCGACTGCTACTGACCGCTGTGTGCCCACCTGTGGCAGGAGGA GAAGAGCTGTTGCTCGAGTGGCAGAGGACTCCTCCAGAGAAACTgtgctggtgtccagtggggaagTGATCCTGGTTGGATCTGAGCTTCCAGCTCTGGGTCAGCTGGATTCCCATCCTGAAG CACCCCGGTTCCTGAGCTATGGGCTGGTGGTAGTAGCTGCCTCCACTGTGCTTGTGGTCTGTTCTCTGGTGTTGGTGGCTGTGTGGAGATCTAGACCTCACATCCAGAATACCAAGCCTAATCTGGAGTATGAATAA